In Pseudoroseomonas cervicalis, the DNA window GCCAGCTGCGCCAGCCGCGCCTGCACCTCGGGCTCGGCCAGCGACTCCTTCAGCGCGCCGTGCAGCCGCTCCACCAGCGGCGCCGGCAGCCCCGCCGGGCCGAACAGCGCCGCCCATTCGGAGAGCGTCAGGCCGGGCAGCCCGGCCTCGGCGAAGGTCGGCACATCGGGCTGCACGGCGACGCGCTGCTCGGCGGCAATGGCCAGGAAGCGGGCACGGCCCGAGGCCACCACCGGCCCGGCCGAGAGCGCGGTGATGAAGGCGGCGTCCAGATTGCCGCCGGCCAGGTCGCGCGCCGCGTCGGCGCCGCCGCGATAGGGCACGTGCTGCAGGTTGATGCCGGCCAGGCGCTGCAGCTGCACCACCGCCAGATGCCCGGCCGTGGCATTGCCCTGGGTGCCGATGTTCAGCCGCCCGGGCTGCTGCTTGGCCATGGCAATGAAGCCGGCCAGGTCGCGCGCCGGGGACTCCGCCTTCACCGCCAGCACCTGCGGAAAGGTCGTCACCAGCGAGATCGGCGTGAAGGCGGTGGCGTAATCGAAGGGCAGGCCGCGCAGCAGCGCCGGGTTCACCAGATGGGAGGAGGCATCCCACAGCAGCGTCTGCCCGTCCGGCGCCGCCTGCGCCACGGCACCGCCGCCGACGCTGCCGCTGGCGCCGGTGCGGTTCTCCACCACGATGGTCTGGCCCAGCCGCTCGCCCATGCGCGGCGCCAGGGTGCGCGCCGCGCTGTCGGCGGCGCCGCCGGCGGCGAAAGGCACGATCAGCCGGATCACCCGCGGCTGCGCCAGGGCCAGGCCGGGCAGCAGCAGGGCAGGGGCGGCAAGCAGGGTACGGCGCAGCATGGTTGTTCCTCCCGGGAAGCTTTGCCGTCTTTCCTGCCAGAAAGTGCTGCGCCTGGGGAGGCTTTGCCTCCCCAAGGGAGATGTCACCTGGGGAGGCTTTGCCTCCCCAGACCCCTCCACCGGGGGGACAGGGTCCCCCCGGACCCCGCCGACTGTTCGCGGGGTCCGGGGTGGCCGTGCCACCCCGGCGGGGTCCAGGGGCAGCGCCCCTGGCCCTCACCCCACCAGCGTGGGCAGCACCTCGCCGCTCGTGCCATCGGCGATGCCGAGATCCGTCACATGCGGCCCGGCATTGCAGGCCAGCGTCGCGCCGACGATCGCCTTGAACACCCGGTAGGGCGGCTGCCACTGGGTCAGCCCGTCGGCGGCCGCGCGCAGCGCCGCGAATTGCGCGGCGACCTCCGCGGCCGGCGCGTCGGAGAGCAGGCCGCAGACCGGCAGCGGCAGCAGCGCCCGCACGGCGCCATCCTGCGCCACCGCCATGCCGCCGCCGCAGCCGATCAGCGCATTGGCGGCCAGCGCCATGTCGCCCGGCGCATGGCCGAAGATGCAGAGATTGTGGCTGTCATGCGCGACCGTGGTCGCCAGCGCGCCCTGCCACGCGCCCCAGCCCTCCAGCACGCCGAGGCTGGGCGTCGCCGGCGCCCGGCCATGCCGGTGCAGCACGGCGAGCATCGTGGCCTCCGGCGGCAGCACCGCATATCCGTCCCGCACCGGCACGCTGATCTCCCCCCAGCGGGTGAAGCGTGGCTGGGAGACGGTGCGCAGCCGCGCCGTGGCGCCGGGGGCGGCGATGCGGAAATCGCCCTCCGCGACGGCGCCGAGCCGCATCGTGTCGCGCAGCCCGGGCGGGGTCGCGCCGGGCAGCGGTGCCAGCAGCCGACCCTCCTCGGCCAGATGCGCGCCGGAGACGAAGACCTGCTCCACCGCCAGCGCCTCGAGATCGGACAGCACCAGCAGGTCGGCCCGCCGCCCCGGCGCCAGCAGGCCGAGATCGGCGCGGCCGATGCGCTGCGCGGCGTTCAGCGTGGCGCAGCGCAGCGCCTCCAGCGCCGGCATGCCGTAGCGCACCAGCCGGCGCAGCAGGTCGATCATGCCGCCCCGCGCCACCAGATCGTCGGGGAAGACGTCGTCGGTGCAGAGCGTCAGCGTCTGCGGCCAGCGCGGCAGCGTGGCCAGCGCCGCGACGCACTCCGGCAGCAGGTGGTCATGGCTGCCGCGCAGCTCGATGGCGAGGCCGGCGCGCAGCTTCTCCAGCAGATCCTCGCCCGAGACGATCTCATGGTCGGAGGAGATGCCGGCGGCGACGAAGCCCTGCAACTCGGGCCCCGCCAGGCTGCGCGCATGGCCGCAGACCAGCTTGCCGCTGGCCAGCCCCGCGGCCACGATGCCGGCCATGCGCGGGCTGCGCTCCAGCACGCCGCGCATGTCCATCACCTCGGCGACGCCGGCGATCTCCGGCCAGGCCAGCATCTCTTCCAGTTCGGCGGGGCCGAAATCGGCGCCGGCGCGCTCCAGCCCCGGGGCGGAGGGCACGCAGGAAGGGGCCAGCACCAGCACGCGGAGCGGCAGGCCGCGCGAGGCCTCGATCGCCCAGCGCACCCCGTCCAGCCCGGCGACATTGCCCAGCTCATGCGGGTCCCAGCACACCGTGGTGGTGCCCTGGGGCAGCACCGTCTCGGCGTAGCGGCGCGGCGTCACCATCGAGCTTTCGACATGCATATGCGTGTCGATCAGCCCCGGCGCCAGGATGCGGCCGGGCCAGCGATGGATCGTGGCGGCGTCGGCCCGGCTGCCCGGCGCGTGGACGCTGGCGATCAGCGGGCCGACCAGGCCGAGATCGGCCTCGCGCAGCTCGCCCGTGGCCATGTCGGCCACGCGCGCGCCGGTGATCAGCACATCGAAAGGGGCGAGGCCGCGCGCCGCGCGCACCGCGCGGTCGCGCAGGGCGGGGTCGTGCAGGTCAGCGTCGGGCGGCGTGGGCGGCATGGGCGGCGGCTCCGGGGGGCACCAACGAAAACAGGCTGCCCGTCACCGGGCAGCCTGTCGAACTGGTGGAGCCAATCGGAATCGAACCGACGACCTCTTGAATGCCATTCAAGCGCTCTCCCAACTGAGCTATGGCCCCTCAGGGAAGTGAGGCGGGCGTATAGCGGCGGGCTGGCGGCGGCGCAAGCGGCGGTTTCGGCGGGATGAAGCAGTGCGGCCTGGCGGGGCTGCGGCTTGCGGGGGCCACAAATGAAAACAGGCTGTCCGTTACCGGACAGCCTGTCGAACTGGTGGAGCCAATCGGAATCGAACCGACGACCTCTTGAATGCCATTCAACCCAGGGGAGCCTTACCGGGCCGCATGGTGCCGCACCGAGCTTCCGAAGCTGCGGAAAAACCTCACTTCTGGTGAGATGATTCCCGGACCGAGTTAGACCGGGCCGTTTCTGCATGGTTGCGTCTTGGTTGCACATCCGGATATGCAACTAACCAGAGGCACCGATGCCGAAGCGAGCATCACCAGCCGGGCGGCCGAGACCTCGCCCCTCGGCCTCATGTGGGATCGAGAGGTGCCAGATTTCGGCCTCCGCACCCTAAGCAGCGGCGCGCGAAATTGGCTTTTCAAGTATCGCGTCCTGGACGGCCGCCAGCACTGGCACTGGATTGGCACCTTCCCCGCCATGACGGTGGACAACGCGCGGAAGGTGGCACGCAACCTGCGGACGGCGGTGGACGGGGGCAAAGACCCGTCGCAAGAGCGCGCTGCGGAGCGTGAGGCCGCACGCGCGGCGCGTTAGCGCCATCCGCCTCGTCGCTGGTCCGCCCTGCCGGCCCCTGAGCGCTCTGAGGGAGTGACGTTTGCCTGCCCCCCGGCACCCCCTATTCCCCCACCCCCGGATGCGAGCGTGCGTCCTTTTGTGCCCCCCGCGCACGGAGAACATAATTATTTCTACGATCGTATCCGACTATAGAGAATGCGCTCGCGGGCATCTCACCTAGACTCTTATTGCTCTGACTGTGCATGGCCGCCGTAGCAAGAGCAGGCAGTGCACTCTGATGCCGCGCGACGATGAAGACGAAGCGTAAGACTGCGTCGCTGAATCGCTGCCGTCCGGCCCCCCCCGTGGCCTCACCTGTTATGCTGTAGCAGGCGGGCGTTAAGCGGAGAGGTACAGTGTTAGGGTGGCGGCTGGGCCTACAGGCAACCGCCACCCCAACACTGACGTCAATCAGCCGACCCTGTTGTCAGGCATCGACATCAACCAGCCGAGAGGCTGCGATGCTACCGCCGCTACGCTTGGCCTCGGCCAGCTCGAACTGGAGCTTGGCCAAAGCCTTGCGCTTCGGCAGTCCCAGCTTCCATCGGATCATATCGCCCAGGTGCCGCTGGATGTCGTTGTGCTTCGCGCCAAAGCGCATGACCTGGTTCGTTTCGTCAAAGTTGCCCAGGTCAAGGTTGAAGCCCGCCTCCTCCGGCGTGATTGCGTCCTTCAGGCCGGCACAGTGGAGCTCTCGCTCCTCCGGGCTTAGCGCGAAGTATCGCCACATCGGGTTGGTGTGCGAGAAGTCGATCTTCCCGCGCTCAATGGCCGAGAAAAGCCGCTCGAGATGCGCCGGCTCCTCGTCGCGCCCATAGCCGAAGTCGTAGGCCAGCTTTGCCAGCGCCTTCAGCACAACAGGCTGGGCCGCGACGGTGTGCTTCTTCGCTCCAGGCTCGCCCCAGTAGGGGATCTGCCCGATGGCGCCCCAGAACCGGCACCCATACTCCTCCTTCGCGCTGATATCGTTCGGCGAGGCGCCGTTGATTGTCGTCTTGTTCAGGAAGAGCTGCGCGTTGATGGCAATGAGATCCTTGCGGGAGATCACGCCTTCGTCTTTATGCCAGTCGTGCGGATTGTCCGTATCGACAACCTTCGCCTTGAGGATGTCATTCCCGAGCAGCCGCTCCTTGATGAAGCGGTTGACCGGGTTCGAGTTGTCGAACTCGTAAACGAGGCTGCTCTCCACGGTCTTCGCCAGGTTGTTCAGATCGTGGAAGAGCTGGCGCTCCTGCTCGAAATTCAGGCCAAGGTGCGTCTCGACCACCACCGAGCAGTCGGTGCGGGCAATCTCGAATGCGTACGACCAGACCTGCACCTCCTCCGGCGTTGGTTCGCGCTTGGGGTCGTCGGCCGGCACGTAGAGGGCAGGCTTACGTGGGTACTTGCCGTTGATTGTGACCGCCTTCAGGAACTCGAAGATGAGGTGCATCGCGAAGCGGCGGTGCTGCCCGTCGATGATCCACAGCACGTGCTTGTCCGAAAGGTAGACCGTGATGGTTCCGCCGTTGCGGACGAAGCGCAGGCCCTCGCCTCCCGGCTTGCAGGTACGGATGTTGGCCACGATCGGCTGCATCGAGATGTAGGGCTGCGTGCCGAGACTCTTCTGGATGGCAAGCAGCGTGGCCGGCACTGGGCGGCCTGTCCGCTCCAGCTTGCGCCGCGCAGCGTCGATCAGCCCCTTCAAGATGAAGATCGCGAGCTTCTTCGCGTGCCCCTCGTCCAGGCGACGCTGGGCGACGGACAGCTCGCGATACGAAGGCACCGCCTCCAGGTTGGCCCGATTGGCTACCTCAGAGATCTCGTAGAAGGTCGCCATCGGCACGCTGACGACCAGCGTGCGGTTGCCCATATTGGCCCCCACCAGCACGTTGAATGGGCGTCCGGAATGGTCCCCCTCGGTCAACAGGTCATCAAGGCTGTTAGTGACAACCTGATCCTGGCTGCCTATATCATCGGGATACACAGCTAGCTCCTTTCCGCCCTTAGGCGGGATTGGGTTGTGGCCCGCGCAGCCGGTGGTTCCCCAACCGCTCCCGGCCGCGCGGATTAGCTGGCGAAGGGCCTGCCCCCCAAAGGGGGCAGGCCGTCAGCCTCTCCTACCGATGTTGTGCCAAGACATGCTCCTCCTTTCCGCCCTAGGCGTGATTGGGTTGTGGCCGTGCACGCCTTGGTTCCCCAACCGCTCTGGCGTCCACGGGCGAAACATGCGACGAGCCGCCCAGGCGGTCAAGCGTAATGAAGCCAGGTCACCCGAAAAAATGACCTGGCGGTTTGAAGATGATGCCAGGCCCCTCATGGTGTGGTGTTCAGGGTGCAGTGCCTCATCGCATTAAATTTGAGTCCGTGACGACAGGTGAAAGACTGCCGCCCAACGGTCCTGCTATCGCGCCGCCTGAACGTTCCGCTGCGCAGCGCTAATACATATCGGTGGCGGAAGCCCTAGTGCCGGACTGTGAGGGGCCACGAGCGTGAGGCTGGGCCTATCACCCAGCGCTCCTAGCGTTTGGCTGCACCATGGTTGCAAGGCACAAAAAAACCGCCGGCCCGATCACTCGGAAACCGGCGGTTTAACTGGTGGAGCCAATCGGAATCGAACCGACGACCTCTTGAATGCCATTCAAGCGCTCTCCCAACTGAGCTATGGCCCCTCAGGGAAGTGAGGCGGGGGTATAACCACGCCGCCAGGGGCGCGCAAGCGGGGTGTCCCGGATTCTTTTGCGGTTTTTTGGCAGGGCGCGTGGCGGTGGCGCGGCCCCGCGGCCCAGGCCCCGCCACCCCTTTCGCAGCCGCGTCATGGCCGGTAGCCTCCCCCCACCTGAAACTGGGGAGCGTCAAATGCGGAAAGTCTACCCCGATGCGCGCGCCGCGCTGGACGGCCTGCTGCGCGATGGGATGCTGGTCCATTCCGGCGGCTTCGGCCTGTGCGGCATTCCCGGGGCGCTGATCGAGGCGATCCGCGATTCCGGCGTGAAGGAC includes these proteins:
- a CDS encoding adenine deaminase gives rise to the protein MPPTPPDADLHDPALRDRAVRAARGLAPFDVLITGARVADMATGELREADLGLVGPLIASVHAPGSRADAATIHRWPGRILAPGLIDTHMHVESSMVTPRRYAETVLPQGTTTVCWDPHELGNVAGLDGVRWAIEASRGLPLRVLVLAPSCVPSAPGLERAGADFGPAELEEMLAWPEIAGVAEVMDMRGVLERSPRMAGIVAAGLASGKLVCGHARSLAGPELQGFVAAGISSDHEIVSGEDLLEKLRAGLAIELRGSHDHLLPECVAALATLPRWPQTLTLCTDDVFPDDLVARGGMIDLLRRLVRYGMPALEALRCATLNAAQRIGRADLGLLAPGRRADLLVLSDLEALAVEQVFVSGAHLAEEGRLLAPLPGATPPGLRDTMRLGAVAEGDFRIAAPGATARLRTVSQPRFTRWGEISVPVRDGYAVLPPEATMLAVLHRHGRAPATPSLGVLEGWGAWQGALATTVAHDSHNLCIFGHAPGDMALAANALIGCGGGMAVAQDGAVRALLPLPVCGLLSDAPAAEVAAQFAALRAAADGLTQWQPPYRVFKAIVGATLACNAGPHVTDLGIADGTSGEVLPTLVG
- a CDS encoding DNA sulfur modification protein DndB, which encodes MYPDDIGSQDQVVTNSLDDLLTEGDHSGRPFNVLVGANMGNRTLVVSVPMATFYEISEVANRANLEAVPSYRELSVAQRRLDEGHAKKLAIFILKGLIDAARRKLERTGRPVPATLLAIQKSLGTQPYISMQPIVANIRTCKPGGEGLRFVRNGGTITVYLSDKHVLWIIDGQHRRFAMHLIFEFLKAVTINGKYPRKPALYVPADDPKREPTPEEVQVWSYAFEIARTDCSVVVETHLGLNFEQERQLFHDLNNLAKTVESSLVYEFDNSNPVNRFIKERLLGNDILKAKVVDTDNPHDWHKDEGVISRKDLIAINAQLFLNKTTINGASPNDISAKEEYGCRFWGAIGQIPYWGEPGAKKHTVAAQPVVLKALAKLAYDFGYGRDEEPAHLERLFSAIERGKIDFSHTNPMWRYFALSPEERELHCAGLKDAITPEEAGFNLDLGNFDETNQVMRFGAKHNDIQRHLGDMIRWKLGLPKRKALAKLQFELAEAKRSGGSIAASRLVDVDA
- a CDS encoding Arm DNA-binding domain-containing protein; this translates as MWDREVPDFGLRTLSSGARNWLFKYRVLDGRQHWHWIGTFPAMTVDNARKVARNLRTAVDGGKDPSQERAAEREAARAAR
- a CDS encoding tripartite tricarboxylate transporter substrate binding protein, with translation MLRRTLLAAPALLLPGLALAQPRVIRLIVPFAAGGAADSAARTLAPRMGERLGQTIVVENRTGASGSVGGGAVAQAAPDGQTLLWDASSHLVNPALLRGLPFDYATAFTPISLVTTFPQVLAVKAESPARDLAGFIAMAKQQPGRLNIGTQGNATAGHLAVVQLQRLAGINLQHVPYRGGADAARDLAGGNLDAAFITALSAGPVVASGRARFLAIAAEQRVAVQPDVPTFAEAGLPGLTLSEWAALFGPAGLPAPLVERLHGALKESLAEPEVQARLAQLAAVPVGSSPSDFARFVREGRESMATLVREADIRLD